A genomic stretch from Eubacterium sulci ATCC 35585 includes:
- a CDS encoding phosphopentomutase gives MRYILLLRGVNVGGKNKVSMSELKNMLLTSGFEDIDSYINSGNLFFTSFQKRESCISKIRQVLDTNYNFSIPFALMTKDEYLEERASLPNWWYENLARRDVLFFSCGLDTSNIIDFLNKENFYNEIIYVGKNAIFWGKYDESEYLKTTYHKKLIKQDFYKEITIRNGKTFEKIAEFI, from the coding sequence TTGAGATATATACTTTTACTTCGCGGTGTAAATGTTGGTGGGAAGAATAAGGTTTCCATGAGTGAATTGAAAAACATGTTGCTTACATCAGGTTTTGAAGATATTGATTCATATATCAACAGTGGAAATCTTTTTTTTACGAGTTTTCAGAAGCGTGAAAGCTGCATATCAAAGATAAGACAAGTGTTAGATACTAATTATAACTTTTCTATTCCTTTTGCTTTAATGACTAAAGATGAGTATTTAGAAGAGAGGGCGAGTTTGCCTAATTGGTGGTATGAAAATCTAGCTAGAAGGGACGTTTTGTTCTTTTCGTGTGGCCTAGATACATCAAACATTATTGACTTTCTAAATAAAGAAAATTTCTATAATGAAATAATATATGTGGGTAAGAACGCGATATTTTGGGGAAAATACGATGAGTCAGAATATCTAAAAACTACCTACCATAAAAAACTAATCAAACAGGATTTTTACAAGGAAATCACGATTCGAAATGGGAAAACATTTGAAAAGATAGCAGAATTTATCTAA